In Buchnera aphidicola (Eriosoma grossulariae), a genomic segment contains:
- the rpmE gene encoding 50S ribosomal protein L31 produces MKKNIHPEYFEITATCSCGHIKKIFSTISKNINLDVCSHCHPFYTGQQRSVDSGGRIEKFNKRFHMI; encoded by the coding sequence ATGAAAAAAAACATTCATCCAGAGTATTTTGAAATCACAGCAACTTGTTCTTGTGGACATATTAAAAAAATATTTTCAACTATTTCTAAAAATATTAATTTAGATGTATGTTCTCATTGTCATCCATTCTATACAGGACAACAAAGATCAGTTGATTCTGGTGGAAGAATTGAAAAATTTAATAAACGTTTTCATATGATTTAA